A stretch of Pseudomonas taetrolens DNA encodes these proteins:
- a CDS encoding sulfite exporter TauE/SafE family protein has product MDLLDVMNVLPFTGSEWLLIELGIALAYIVFGVAGFGTALVAGPILILCLPLSKIIPLLVLLDFVAAFGNWLPARRDVARPELLRLLPCMALGCIAGVMFLLNLKSDLLLLLMGIFISAYALYSLALKVRPTQVAAGWSIPTGVVGGLFGAMFGSGGFLYALYLNARLPKEAARATQSALISCSTVVRLSLFVIAGVYADGALLLLAVCLLPAMALGLWIGRRVTHKLSREAFVRLVTWLVLASGVALIARYLSA; this is encoded by the coding sequence ATGGATTTGCTTGATGTGATGAATGTCTTACCGTTTACCGGTAGTGAATGGTTGTTGATTGAGCTGGGCATTGCGCTGGCTTATATCGTATTTGGTGTCGCAGGTTTTGGTACGGCGCTGGTGGCCGGGCCGATTTTGATCCTGTGCCTGCCGTTGTCGAAAATCATCCCCTTGCTGGTGTTGCTGGACTTTGTGGCGGCCTTTGGCAATTGGTTGCCGGCCCGACGCGATGTGGCGCGCCCCGAGCTGCTGCGCTTGTTGCCGTGCATGGCGCTCGGATGTATAGCGGGAGTGATGTTTTTGCTGAACCTCAAGTCCGATCTGTTGTTGCTGTTGATGGGCATTTTTATCAGTGCCTACGCGCTGTATAGCCTGGCACTGAAAGTCCGGCCGACGCAGGTGGCTGCAGGCTGGTCGATCCCGACCGGTGTGGTGGGTGGCCTGTTTGGCGCGATGTTTGGCAGCGGCGGCTTTCTGTACGCCCTCTACCTCAATGCCCGGTTGCCCAAGGAGGCTGCGCGCGCGACGCAAAGCGCCCTGATCAGTTGCAGCACAGTGGTGCGCTTGAGCCTGTTCGTGATTGCGGGGGTGTATGCTGACGGCGCTCTGCTGCTATTGGCCGTTTGTCTGTTACCTGCGATGGCATTGGGCTTGTGGATCGGCCGTAGGGTGACACACAAACTGTCCAGAGAGGCCTTTGTGCGGCTGGTGACATGGCTGGTGCTGGCCAGCGGTGTTGCCTTGATTGCACGTTATTTGAGTGCTTGA